AGCCCGAAGGTCGTAGGGAGGGCCTGCTGCAGGAGCGTCCTCGCGGGCATGAGGGTCTCCCGGTGCTCCCCGGCGAGCCGGGCGCACGCTGCGCAGACGGCGTCCACCTCGGGCAGGAGCATGTCGAGGGTGTGCCGGAGGAGGAGCATCGCCGCCGTGTCGGTGATGTCCTGGCTCGTCGCACCCCGGTGGACGTGGCGGGCGGCCTCCTCCGAGACCCCGGAGACCCTCGCGGTGAGCTCCTTCACCAGGGCCGGCACGGGATTCCCGGCGGCAGCGGCCCTCTCCCCGATCACCCGCGGGTCGTAGAGCTCGGCCCGGCAGCAGGCGGCTATGGCCCCGGCGTCCCGTTCGCCGATGAGCCCGGCCTCCGCCTCGGCGCGGGCGAGGGCCGCCTCCGCGTCGAGCATCGCCTGCAGCCACGCCCGGTCGGAGACGGCCTCGCGGAAGCGCTCGGGGACGAAGATGGGCCCGAAGAGCTCCCCGCTCATTCGGAGAGCTTGAAGAAGGCCGTCTGCCCCTCGCCCTGCAGGCGGATGTCGAAGCGGTAGCGGTTCCCGCCCTCTTTGCGGGCGATGAGGGTGTTCCTCATCCTCTCGTCTGCTATCGAGCGGAGCACGGGGTCTCCGGCGTTCGCCTCCGCCTCGTCTTCGAAGTAGATGCGGGTTATGAGCTGCTTCAGGAGCCCCCGGGCGAAGACCGCGACCATGATGTGCGGCGCCTGGGTCGTCCCTTCGGGGCCGGGAACGGGGCCTGGCTTGAGGGTGACGAACGAGAAGCGCCCCTCCTCCACGGTGCCCGAGCGGCCGAAGCCGTGGAAGCCCTCCTCCAGGGGAAGCTCCTCCCGGTCGTCTGTGGGGTGGTCGTAGCGGCCGGAGGGTGCGGCCTGCCAGATCTCGACGAGCCCGTCCGTCACGGGGTCGCCCGCGCCGTCGTAGAGGGTGCCCTCGATCCTTATGGCCTGCGGATGATCCGGGGAGACGAGCTCCGACCAGTCCTCGCGCAGCAGACCCAGGCTCAGGTAGGGGCCGACCGTCTGCGAGGGGGTGAGACGCAGCTTTTGCACCTTCTCCTCCGTCATGCGTGCGGCCTCTCGAACGGGGTGGCGTAGCGGCCCTCGAGCACGATGTCGAAGCGGAAGCCGAGCGCCTCCTCCGGGATGGTCGCGTCGAGGTCGAAGGTCGAGATCATGCGCTCCCGCGCCTTCTCGTCGCGCACGGAGTTGAAGATCGGATCCTGGTAGAAGAGCGGATCCCCGGGGAAGTACATCTGGGTCACGAGCCGGCTCCTGAACGCTCGCCCGAACAGCGAGAAGTGGATGTGCGCCGGGCGCCAGGCGTTGTAGTGGTTCTGCCAGGGGTAGGCCCCGGGCTTTATGGTGACGAAGCGGTAGTAGCCGTCATCGTCGGTCAGGGTCCTTCCCGCCCCGCTGAAGTTCGGGTCTATCGGGGCCGGGTGCTGGTCGACCTTGTGCCGGTAGCGCCCGGCGGCGTTGGCCTGCCAGATCTCGACGAGGGTGTTCCTGACCGGGCGCCCGTCGCCGTCGAGGACCCGGCCGTGCACGATGATCTTCTGCCCCTGCGGCTCGCCCTCGTGCTGGCGGGTGAGGTCGTTGTCGAGCTCGCCCGGCCTGTGGTGCCCGTAGACCGGACCGGTGACGTCCGAGAGGGTCTTGGGCAGGATGATCAGGGGCTCCTTCGGCGCCCGGAGCCGCGTCCCGACGTAGTCGGGGTAGAGGTATGGCGGCTGCTCGATCTCGTCCTCCTGCGGGACGAGGATCTTGCTCCGGTTCTCCGCTGGTTTGTGTTGCACCTTCCTTCCGACCTCCTCTCTAGTCCACCTTCTCGAGGACCATGGCGATACCCTGGCCCACCCCGATGCACATCGTCGCGAGCCCCAGCGTCGCGTCCTCCCTGCGCCGCATTTCGTGCACCAGCGTGGTGAGGATACGCGCCCCGGAGCATCCCAAAGGGTGTCCGAGCGCGATCGCGCCGCCGTTGGGGTTGAGCCTCTCGTCCTCGGGGTCCATCCCCCACTCGTAGAGCACGGCGAGGACCTGCGCCGCGAACGCTTCGTTCAGCTCGACGAGGTCGATGTCGTCCAGCGTTATGCCCGCTCGCTCGAGCGCCTTCCGCGTCGCGGGAACGGGCCCTATGCCCATCACCCGCGGCGGCACCCCGGCGACGCCTATGCTCCTTATCCTCGCCAGGGGCTCGAGGCCGTGGGCCTTCGCGTACTCCTTCGAGACGACGAGCACCGCCGCCGCCCCGTCGTTGAGGGGCGAGGAGTTCCCGGCGGTGACCGTCCCTCCCGGCTTGAAGACGGGCTTCAGTCTGGCGAGCTTCTCCAGGGAGGTGTCGCGCCTCGGGCCCTCGTCGGCCTCGACGAGACGCTCCTCTTTTCTGGTCTTCACCGTGACGGGGACTATCTCCTCGCGCAGCCGCTTTTCGTCCTGGGCGGCGATGGCCTTCCTGTGGCTGCCGAGGGCGAAGCGGTCCTGCCTCTCGCGCGAGATCTCGTACTTCCCGGCGAGGTCCTCGACGAGGTTCTCGGCGGTCATCCCCAGAGAGTCGGTGTGGCCCCACTCCTCCATCTTCGGGTTGGTGAGCCGCCAGCCCAGAGTCGTGTCGTACAGCGTGGTGTGCCCGGTGGGGTACGCCCTCTCGGGCTTCGGCATCACCCACGGCGCGCGGCTCATCGACTCGACCCCGCCGCCGACGTAGACGTCGGCCTCGCCGAGCATGACGGCGCGGGCGGCCTGCGCCACGGCCTCGAGCCCGGAGCCGCACAGTCTGTTCACCGTGGCCCCCGCCACCTCCAGGGGAAAGCCCGCCAGGATCAGGCTCATCCTCGCGACGTTGCGGTTGTCCTCCCCGGCCTGGTTGGCGCACCCGAAGTAGACGTCCT
The nucleotide sequence above comes from Rubrobacter naiadicus. Encoded proteins:
- the pcaG gene encoding protocatechuate 3,4-dioxygenase subunit alpha, whose protein sequence is MTEEKVQKLRLTPSQTVGPYLSLGLLREDWSELVSPDHPQAIRIEGTLYDGAGDPVTDGLVEIWQAAPSGRYDHPTDDREELPLEEGFHGFGRSGTVEEGRFSFVTLKPGPVPGPEGTTQAPHIMVAVFARGLLKQLITRIYFEDEAEANAGDPVLRSIADERMRNTLIARKEGGNRYRFDIRLQGEGQTAFFKLSE
- the pcaH gene encoding protocatechuate 3,4-dioxygenase subunit beta, which translates into the protein MEQPPYLYPDYVGTRLRAPKEPLIILPKTLSDVTGPVYGHHRPGELDNDLTRQHEGEPQGQKIIVHGRVLDGDGRPVRNTLVEIWQANAAGRYRHKVDQHPAPIDPNFSGAGRTLTDDDGYYRFVTIKPGAYPWQNHYNAWRPAHIHFSLFGRAFRSRLVTQMYFPGDPLFYQDPIFNSVRDEKARERMISTFDLDATIPEEALGFRFDIVLEGRYATPFERPHA
- a CDS encoding thiolase family protein, translating into MAYGGANEAWIVGAVRTPVGRHGGALSPVRPDDLGAIALSELMRRTGVPPSEVEDVYFGCANQAGEDNRNVARMSLILAGFPLEVAGATVNRLCGSGLEAVAQAARAVMLGEADVYVGGGVESMSRAPWVMPKPERAYPTGHTTLYDTTLGWRLTNPKMEEWGHTDSLGMTAENLVEDLAGKYEISRERQDRFALGSHRKAIAAQDEKRLREEIVPVTVKTRKEERLVEADEGPRRDTSLEKLARLKPVFKPGGTVTAGNSSPLNDGAAAVLVVSKEYAKAHGLEPLARIRSIGVAGVPPRVMGIGPVPATRKALERAGITLDDIDLVELNEAFAAQVLAVLYEWGMDPEDERLNPNGGAIALGHPLGCSGARILTTLVHEMRRREDATLGLATMCIGVGQGIAMVLEKVD